GTACCACAGAAAATACAACTTCCCTAAAGTCTATTTATTCAGATTTTGTTGCAATAACAAAAGCCAGACTGGCTATTAGTGTAGTATTTTCTTCTGTAGCAGGTTATTTAATAGGGTTTTCAGAAACCTATCCATTCAGTTGGGTAACACTAATACTACTTACCATTGGAGGTTACTGTATGGTAGGTGCATCAAACGTTTTTAATCAGATTATAGAAAAAGACCTTGATGCCTTAATGGACAGGACAAAATCGCGTCCGTTACCCTCAGGCAAAATATCAGTACGTAATGCCTTTGCATTAGGGGTTGCATTAACGATTTTAGGTTTAGGCATACTGTATGTAATTAACCCTAAAACAGCCATGTTTGGGGCAATATCAATATTTTTATATACTAGTGTATACACCCCACTAAAAAAAATAACACCATTATCGGTATTTGTAGGGGCGTTTCCAGGCGCAATACCCTTTATGCTAGGCTGGGTTGCTGCCACAAACAATTTTGGTATAGAGGCAGGAACGTTATTCCTAATACAATTCTTTTGGCAATTTCCCCATTTTTGGGCAATTGGTTGGTTTTTGTATGACGATTATAAAAAAGCAGGCTTTTTTATGTTGCCTACAGGCAAAAGAGATAAAAAAACAGCCCTACAAACCATACTGTATACCGTTTGGCTCATAATAGCGTCATTACTACCCGTTACAGGTTTTACGGGGCAATTGCAACTAAGCTATGTATCGGCAGGAGTAGTGTTACTTTTAGGATTATGGATGTTAGTGTATGCAGTAAAACTGTATAAAGATATGGATGCTAAAGCAGCCCGTAAATTAATGATAGTAAGTGTATCCTACATATCGTTATTACAAGTAATATATATTATAGATAAATTTATACGATAAGTTATGGAGATAAAAATGTCGTTACAGGAACATAATGATAGAAAAGCAAAATCATACAAAATGCTGCTGTGGTTTGGTATGGCAAGTATGTTTATGATGTTTGCAGGCTTAACAAGTGCATATGTAGTAAGTACATCGCGCCCCGATTGGTTAAACGATTTTGTATTGCCCAATGCTTTTATAATAAGTACAGTTGTTATACTATTAAGTAGTGGTACTTTCCATATGGCAAAAAAAGCTATGCAAAAGGGCGACAGAAGCAAAACAACTACACTATTATTAGCTACGCTTGCACTAGGTATTAGCTTTGTGGTAGCACAGTTTTATGGGTTTTCTCAAGTTATAGCAGAAGGGTATTATTTTACAGGTGCGGAAAGCACAATTACAACCTCATTTTTATATATAGTTACGGTGGTGCACCTAGCGCACCTTTTTGCAGGAATTATAGTATTGCTGGTTGTAATTTATAATCATTTTAAACAAAAATACAATGCTGCTCAAACCCTTGGAATAGAGTTAGGTGCAATGTTCTGGCATTTTCTGGATATTTTATGGCTTTACTTGTTTTTATTTTTCTATTTCTATTAATAAAAAAAAATGTAAATTTGAAAACTTTTTAACACTTAACACTATATGGCAGCGACAGTTACAACAACAGCTACTACTACAGGTAAGACATGGGGCGGAGGAAACGAGCCTATGGGAGCAAGTTACGGTAAAATGATGATGTGGTTTTTTATCGTATCAGATGCCCTAACTTTTTCTGGATTTCTTGCATCGTACGGTTTTTCTCGATTTAAATTCCTCGAAACATGGCCTATAGCCGATGAGGTATTTAACCACTTTCCATTTTTACATGGTGTGGATGCACCCATGTACTATGTTGCGTTAATGACATTTATCCTTATATTTTCGTCTGTAACCATGGTACTTGCTGTTGATGCAGGACACCAAATGAAAAAAAATAAGGTTGCAGTATACATGCTACTTACCATTGTAGGTGGTTTTATATTCCTAGGTTCGCAGGCTTGGGAGTGGAAAAACTTTATTAAAGGAGAGTACGGTGCTGTAGAAACTACAGGAGGCTCTATACTACAATTTGTTAATACTGATGGCGAGCGCGTAAGCCTTGATGACTTTGCTGCAACACTACCTACAGACAGAGAACAATCTACCAAAAGTAATGGTATCTGGTTTGAAGATGGTCCTACACTTGGCGAGTACACAGTAGCCGAAGTAGTAGCAGGTTTTAAAGCAAATCCTGATTTATTAGTACGAACAGAAGTTATAAATGCTGATAAGCAAAAAACAATACTATCTAGAGAAGAATCAATAACAAAATTGCAGGATGCTACTATAGTAGTACGAGGCGCAAACCTTATTAGAAACGAATATGGACATAAATTGTTTGCCGATTTCTTCTTCTTTATTACAGGATTCCACGGATTCCACGTATTCTCTGGAGTACTAATCAATATTCTTATTTTCTTTAATGTAATATTAGGTACATACGAGAAGAGAAAGAGTTACGAGATGGTTGAAAAAGTTGGTTTATACTGGCACTTTGTAGATTTAGTTTGGGTATTTGTATTTACATTCTTCTACCTAGTTTAATAAAATATAAAATAAAGAAACAATGGCACATTCGCACGAATCAAATACTAAAAGAATCTGGATAGTTTTTGCGATACTATCAGTTGTAACTATAGTAGAAGTTATATTTGGTATTATAAAGCCAGACTCATTATACAGAACAGAGCTTTTTAGCCTTAACCTGCTAAACTGGTTGTTTATCATCCTTACTATTGTAAAAGCGTACTATATTATGTGGGCGTTTATGCACCTTGAAGGAGAAAAAGGAAGTTTAAGGTGGTCCATAGTAGCACCTTTAGTATTCTTAATTATCTATTTAGTGTTCATCTTACTTGTTGAAGGTAATTATGTTTACGAAGTGTTTCATGAATCCCACTACAAATGGCTTTTCTAAGAGACAGATTATTATAAAAAAGGCGGTTTATTAAACCGCCTTTTTTTATTTTTGTACTACACGTAAAGACGATGATTATGAAAAAGACTTTTGTGCTTTTTGTTTTGTTTGCCCTACCACTTTTAGCCTACCTTTTTTTTGCTTCGGGCGTTAATAAATTTGCCAAACTACCTACAGTAACACCAGATATTAAGGAGATTCCAGCATGGAAATCCTTAAATGGCGAAGAAGTAAAATTAAAAGATAAAATAACCATACTAGGGTTCCCTGGCGAAGCTATTTTATACAATAAGGGTAATGCCTTTAATTTAAATCAAAAAATATACAACAAGAATAAAGATTTTAAAGATTTCCAGATGATAATGATTGCGCCTTTGGGTACAGAGGATAAAGCCAAGCAACTACTATCAGAACTAGGTAGGATTACCGATATGGCAGGTTGGCACTTTGTATTTGCCAAACCAGAAGAAATACAAAAATATTACGATGGTTTAGAGCTTATGGGACAGCTAGACGATAAGTACGGTACATCTAACGTGTATATTATAGATAAAGATTTAAACCTTAGAGGTAGAAAAGGACAAAACCTAAAGGGTGAGGATGAATATAAGGAAGGGTACAATACAATATCTGCTGCCGATTTGCATAATGATATGGCTGATGATGTAAAAATTATTCTTGCAGAATACCGTTTGGCTTTAAAAAAGAATAACAAAAGAAAAATTTAAACATCAATGAAAAATAAATCATACATAGGTATATCTTTTATTGTACTCATATTCGGGATATGGGCAGTGCCAAAAATTGTAGCCAAATTTCAAAAATCAGATTTAGTAGAGATAGGACCAGTACCATCGTTTAAACTTACCGACCAAAACGAAAAAACAATTACAGATAAGGATTATTTGGGTAAAGTATGCGTAGTAGAATTCTTTTTCTCTACCTGCCCTACAATATGCCCTATCATGAACCAAAACATGCTAAAGCTGCAAAAAGAGTTTTACGGTAACCCTGAATTTGGTATTGCATCAATAACCATTAATCCAGAATACGATACACCGAAAGTATTAAAAGCCCATGCTGAGGAATTGGGTGTAAAACACTACAATTGGCACTTTTTAACAGGCGACCAAGATTATATTTTTAACCTAGCTAAAAAAGGATTTAATCTGTATGCAGGCGAAAACAAAACCGCAGCAGGAGGCTTTGAGCATTCGGGCTTATTTGCACTAGTAGATAAAGAAGGTAAAATAAGATGCCGAAAAGATGAACACGGTAACCCAATATTGTATTACGACGGGTTGGAGGAAGAAGGTATAACAGCTATAAAAGAGGATATTAAAAAACTATTGGACGAGTAATGGAAAACCAAATAAACGGCAAAAATGCCGAAAGTAAATATAACAAATGGATAGTAGTGCTATCCGTGGCTATACCGCTAGTAGTAGCCGCTCTGTTTGGTGTAAACTTAAAAAAGTTAGGCTACAATGTTCAGCCATTATCATTTTTACCACCAATATATGCTACCGTAAACGGGTTAACAGCAATAGTACTAGTAGTAGCAGTTATGGCTATAAAAAACGGCAAGCAAAAACTGCACGAAAACCTCATGAAGTTTGCCATAACACTATCAGTAGCATTTTTGGCAATGTATGTAGCGTACCACATGACGTCCGATTCTACTAAATTTGGTGGCGAGGGGGCTATAAAATATGTGTACTACTTTATACTTATAACCCATATAATCCTCTCGGTAGTAATTATTCCTTTTGTGTTAATTACTTATGTTAGAGCTATTACAAAATCGTTCGAAAGGCATAAAAAAATAGCCCGTATTACGTATCCGCTATGGCTATACGTAGCTGTTACAGGAGTTATAGTCTATTTAATGATATCGCCTTACTATGTACATTAGTAATGCTATAAATGATGAAAGAATGAAAAAGATACTTTTTACAATAACTTTTATACTTACCGCCATTAGCAGTAATGCGCAATGTGCTATGTGCCGTGCCGCATTAGAGAGTAACGATAGTGGTATAAAACCCGAAGCGGTTAACGATGGTATTGTGTACCTAATGATATTTCCTTACCTAATAGTAGCCCTAATAGGCTATGCTGTGTATAAGTTGCGTACTAAAAAGCCAAAGGCAGCGCTAACAGAGTAATTTTAGCGTTTTGCACTGTAATACACTCCCTTTTTTACCGTTACTACCATTGCTGGCAGTGTTTAATTTTTACCAGATACTAGCAATCGTACAACAACTATAAATTTAAAGGTAGTCTTTGTAACAAAAGCTGTCGTAGTAAGTCTAATGAATATATAATAAATTACTTACTTTAGATAATTTAAATACCTTTGTAAAAACCATCAGCTTACAATTATGAGCAGCAAAAAAACGGTAATACTCTTACTATTTTTCACGTTTTTTAGTATACTAACTAATGCACAAGAAAAAAAATGGACACTTAACGAGTGCGTAGCTTATGCGATGGAGCATAACATATCAATACAGCAAAGTGAGTTGGACGAGAAATTAGCTGATATAAATCGGTCTGATGCACTTGCAGCTTTCTTACCAACAGCTACTTCACGAGGGAGTCACTCATGGACTATCGGTTTAAACCAAAACATAACAACAGGTTTGCTTGAAAATCAAACCACACAGTTTACATCGTTTGGTGTAGATGTAGGAATTGATATTTACAACGGTTTACAAAACCAAAATCGTGTACGTAGGGCAAACCTTGCTATAATAGCAGCCCAGTACCAAGTAACCAAAATGCAGGAGGACGTAGCATTAAATATTGCTAATGCATACCTGCAAGTGCTTTTTAACAAAGAGAATTTAAAAGTACAACAAGAGCAATTAAAGCTAGACGAAAAGCAAAAAGAGCGAATTGCCGACCTTGTTGAAGGTGGCGTTGTACCACGAGGCGATTTATTGGATATTGAGGCTACAGTAGCTGCTGATAAGCAAAATATTATTACAGCCGAGAATACACTGTTAATATCCAAGCTAAGCCTTGCACAATTATTGCAGTTAGAAGATTTTCAAGATTTTGATATTGCCGAATCGGATTACGAAGTTACCGAAAGTAGTGTAATGCTACAATCGCCAGATGCCATATATAATAAAGCCATAAACGAACGCACGGAAATAAAAATAGCCGAAGCCAATTTGGCTGTAGCCGAAAAAGACATTAAAATAGCAAGAGGTGCTTACCAACCATCATTACAAGGTTTTTACA
The Flavobacterium litorale genome window above contains:
- a CDS encoding TolC family protein yields the protein MSSKKTVILLLFFTFFSILTNAQEKKWTLNECVAYAMEHNISIQQSELDEKLADINRSDALAAFLPTATSRGSHSWTIGLNQNITTGLLENQTTQFTSFGVDVGIDIYNGLQNQNRVRRANLAIIAAQYQVTKMQEDVALNIANAYLQVLFNKENLKVQQEQLKLDEKQKERIADLVEGGVVPRGDLLDIEATVAADKQNIITAENTLLISKLSLAQLLQLEDFQDFDIAESDYEVTESSVMLQSPDAIYNKAINERTEIKIAEANLAVAEKDIKIARGAYQPSLQGFYSFDTRASYADQIIGFEPDPNNPSSVVGFLNGDSDLPVLQPNFRSILGGPDAILDQFDRNKGHSFGLALTIPILNGFSVRNNVQRSKVERERAELQLEQQKVDLERNVYTAYTDAKGALKAYEAALSASEARQQSLEYATERYDVGLINVLDFNQAQTLAVNAQSEVLRTKYDYIFRVKILEFYFGIPIIQQP
- a CDS encoding cytochrome c oxidase subunit 3 — its product is MAATVTTTATTTGKTWGGGNEPMGASYGKMMMWFFIVSDALTFSGFLASYGFSRFKFLETWPIADEVFNHFPFLHGVDAPMYYVALMTFILIFSSVTMVLAVDAGHQMKKNKVAVYMLLTIVGGFIFLGSQAWEWKNFIKGEYGAVETTGGSILQFVNTDGERVSLDDFAATLPTDREQSTKSNGIWFEDGPTLGEYTVAEVVAGFKANPDLLVRTEVINADKQKTILSREESITKLQDATIVVRGANLIRNEYGHKLFADFFFFITGFHGFHVFSGVLINILIFFNVILGTYEKRKSYEMVEKVGLYWHFVDLVWVFVFTFFYLV
- a CDS encoding cytochrome C oxidase subunit IV family protein gives rise to the protein MAHSHESNTKRIWIVFAILSVVTIVEVIFGIIKPDSLYRTELFSLNLLNWLFIILTIVKAYYIMWAFMHLEGEKGSLRWSIVAPLVFLIIYLVFILLVEGNYVYEVFHESHYKWLF
- the cyoE gene encoding heme o synthase, producing the protein MKVTLSTTENTTSLKSIYSDFVAITKARLAISVVFSSVAGYLIGFSETYPFSWVTLILLTIGGYCMVGASNVFNQIIEKDLDALMDRTKSRPLPSGKISVRNAFALGVALTILGLGILYVINPKTAMFGAISIFLYTSVYTPLKKITPLSVFVGAFPGAIPFMLGWVAATNNFGIEAGTLFLIQFFWQFPHFWAIGWFLYDDYKKAGFFMLPTGKRDKKTALQTILYTVWLIIASLLPVTGFTGQLQLSYVSAGVVLLLGLWMLVYAVKLYKDMDAKAARKLMIVSVSYISLLQVIYIIDKFIR
- a CDS encoding SCO family protein, producing MKNKSYIGISFIVLIFGIWAVPKIVAKFQKSDLVEIGPVPSFKLTDQNEKTITDKDYLGKVCVVEFFFSTCPTICPIMNQNMLKLQKEFYGNPEFGIASITINPEYDTPKVLKAHAEELGVKHYNWHFLTGDQDYIFNLAKKGFNLYAGENKTAAGGFEHSGLFALVDKEGKIRCRKDEHGNPILYYDGLEEEGITAIKEDIKKLLDE
- a CDS encoding DUF420 domain-containing protein yields the protein MENQINGKNAESKYNKWIVVLSVAIPLVVAALFGVNLKKLGYNVQPLSFLPPIYATVNGLTAIVLVVAVMAIKNGKQKLHENLMKFAITLSVAFLAMYVAYHMTSDSTKFGGEGAIKYVYYFILITHIILSVVIIPFVLITYVRAITKSFERHKKIARITYPLWLYVAVTGVIVYLMISPYYVH
- a CDS encoding cytochrome c oxidase subunit 3, whose product is MEIKMSLQEHNDRKAKSYKMLLWFGMASMFMMFAGLTSAYVVSTSRPDWLNDFVLPNAFIISTVVILLSSGTFHMAKKAMQKGDRSKTTTLLLATLALGISFVVAQFYGFSQVIAEGYYFTGAESTITTSFLYIVTVVHLAHLFAGIIVLLVVIYNHFKQKYNAAQTLGIELGAMFWHFLDILWLYLFLFFYFY